One segment of Paenibacillus rhizovicinus DNA contains the following:
- a CDS encoding DUF4179 domain-containing protein: MKLETRIRQAKPTYIHADPERTLEAVMARLHEQPRIGRFQWVRRRARTVSLIIATAAVTVLCILGAGLVNPAMANALSKLPLVGSLFVEAGDTGLKTASNQGLTAKINANESHDGVTFKISEMMYDGTRMSMVLTRETDDGKNPPLKKWTNATFEEVMEMWKKQGKESSMIEVRANGRKLKVTTALASDILHNNSSILTIQPSVSETHTTSFDLPDAFNLEVVIRDATIGRYFTLSFPVKKTTSQSIVLASEETKSYNGLVMRIKKLEMTEATSQLEVHLSGKVDAELGDSIRYDIQNERGEYSNVMTGSGSPGADSGTYVNTAEFTPFPSLPKMVTVKPYLLKEGSGKEYIPELAFTMPVNN; this comes from the coding sequence ATGAAATTGGAGACACGTATTCGTCAAGCAAAGCCAACTTATATACACGCTGATCCGGAGCGCACGTTAGAGGCGGTTATGGCCAGGCTACATGAGCAGCCAAGGATTGGTCGCTTTCAATGGGTCAGACGCAGAGCGCGCACTGTAAGCTTGATCATTGCAACTGCCGCTGTAACGGTATTATGCATCCTTGGCGCAGGGCTCGTCAATCCGGCAATGGCCAATGCATTGAGCAAGTTGCCCCTAGTTGGCAGTCTGTTCGTCGAGGCAGGCGATACCGGTCTGAAGACTGCGTCCAATCAAGGTTTGACCGCAAAGATTAATGCAAATGAGTCGCATGATGGCGTAACCTTTAAAATCTCCGAGATGATGTACGACGGGACCCGAATGTCCATGGTGCTGACCAGGGAAACGGACGATGGCAAGAATCCGCCGCTGAAGAAATGGACGAATGCTACGTTTGAAGAAGTGATGGAAATGTGGAAGAAGCAGGGTAAAGAATCCAGCATGATCGAAGTTCGGGCGAACGGCAGGAAGCTGAAAGTGACAACTGCTCTGGCTTCTGATATTCTACACAACAATTCGTCTATATTGACGATACAGCCGTCCGTTTCGGAGACGCATACGACTTCGTTTGATTTGCCAGATGCGTTCAATCTGGAAGTGGTGATTCGGGACGCAACTATTGGGCGGTATTTTACGTTGTCATTCCCGGTCAAGAAAACAACAAGCCAATCGATCGTTTTAGCATCCGAGGAGACGAAGTCCTATAACGGACTAGTCATGCGTATCAAAAAGCTCGAGATGACAGAGGCTACCTCGCAATTGGAAGTACACCTCTCCGGCAAAGTAGATGCAGAGTTAGGAGACTCCATCAGGTACGACATTCAAAATGAACGCGGGGAATATTCCAACGTTATGACCGGAAGCGGAAGTCCTGGAGCGGACTCTGGAACATATGTGAACACGGCCGAATTCACTCCGTTCCCTAGCCTTCCGAAAATGGTCACAGTCAAACCATACCTCTTGAAAGAAGGGTCGGGCAAGGAATACATCCCGGAACTGGCATTTACGATGCCTGTGAACAATTAG